A genomic region of Desulfosarcina ovata subsp. ovata contains the following coding sequences:
- a CDS encoding peptidoglycan-binding domain-containing protein produces MKFIFLRAFDILDLKFNRYCINNAKCKMKRFVFLILCISICSLLFNGCYESEYPIIDKGEKVDLSGSYKQQDKISGSIKTVKFTEQKDGIWPLSHYRYKDQDGDITLFKKLSSELYLAQESVQNGKRYEYAFVDFIDDKTALILVADLMNKGDYIEALLKKYNIEAKEVSRNDVPLLQINGNTEKMIKFFNAHDKSLMMVVLKLEKLEKEEKTKRKKQTDRGDLSESQRVILSIDKYIESYLKGEYDTLIKHDSSMYREVVNKTKKAPKQLQDKENEKYFSEKFNYIKSYEKSKEKRGTLFDNSSTSNSILQNAFGGGASFLDLMYPKINYEVMEVRDYSPSGLSECERCNKVGFVRLEYFDKEYSPYFNYKKNKKVKSCIVEVYLDKWTNKNNGDTYYKILHFKPTKYETKLFDINKNDNVEKEDDDKNKNHAEFVVNIQKNLKRLGYYNGGIDGIAGKGTISSVKAYQKDNNLKIDGKLTNSLKVHLESNTKRFSISNNKTETLENKIDKTIDNIFDKLFKK; encoded by the coding sequence ATGAAATTTATATTTCTCAGGGCTTTCGATATTTTGGATCTGAAATTCAATAGATACTGCATCAATAATGCGAAATGTAAGATGAAAAGATTTGTTTTTTTGATACTTTGTATTTCAATTTGTTCTTTGCTATTCAATGGCTGCTATGAATCTGAATACCCCATTATTGATAAGGGAGAAAAAGTTGATCTTTCAGGTTCATATAAACAGCAAGATAAAATTAGTGGATCTATTAAAACAGTTAAATTCACCGAACAAAAAGATGGTATTTGGCCGCTATCACACTATAGATACAAAGATCAAGATGGCGATATTACTCTTTTTAAGAAACTTTCATCTGAGCTATATTTGGCTCAGGAAAGTGTGCAAAATGGGAAACGTTACGAGTATGCGTTTGTAGATTTCATAGATGACAAAACTGCTTTAATACTTGTTGCCGATCTTATGAACAAAGGTGATTATATTGAAGCTCTTTTAAAAAAATATAATATTGAAGCAAAAGAAGTTTCTAGAAACGATGTTCCATTATTGCAAATAAATGGCAATACTGAGAAAATGATAAAATTCTTTAATGCACATGATAAATCATTGATGATGGTAGTTTTGAAGCTTGAAAAGCTTGAAAAAGAAGAAAAAACTAAACGAAAAAAACAAACTGATAGAGGTGATTTAAGTGAAAGCCAAAGAGTTATACTTTCAATCGATAAATATATAGAGTCGTATTTAAAAGGCGAATATGATACTTTAATCAAACATGACTCAAGCATGTATAGAGAAGTAGTGAACAAAACAAAAAAAGCCCCAAAGCAATTGCAAGATAAAGAAAATGAAAAGTATTTTTCGGAAAAATTTAATTACATAAAATCATATGAAAAATCAAAAGAAAAGAGAGGCACTCTTTTTGATAATTCTAGCACATCTAATTCTATATTGCAAAATGCTTTTGGGGGTGGTGCGAGTTTTCTAGATCTGATGTATCCTAAAATTAATTACGAAGTTATGGAAGTTCGTGATTATTCTCCATCAGGATTGAGTGAATGTGAACGATGTAACAAAGTTGGTTTTGTGCGTCTCGAGTATTTCGATAAAGAATACTCTCCATATTTTAATTATAAAAAAAATAAAAAAGTGAAAAGCTGTATTGTAGAAGTATATCTTGATAAATGGACGAACAAAAATAATGGCGATACGTACTACAAAATACTTCATTTTAAACCAACTAAATATGAAACCAAATTATTTGATATTAATAAAAATGATAATGTGGAAAAGGAAGACGACGACAAAAACAAAAACCATGCTGAATTTGTTGTTAATATTCAAAAAAATTTAAAACGATTAGGCTATTATAACGGTGGAATTGATGGTATCGCTGGTAAAGGAACGATTTCTTCTGTTAAAGCATACCAAAAAGATAACAATTTAAAAATTGATGGTAAATTAACAAATTCATTAAAAGTTCATTTAGAATCTAATACAAAGCGTTTTTCAATAAGCAATAATAAAACTGAAACACTTGAAAACAAAATAGATAAAACGATTGATAACATTTTTGATAAATTGTTTAAAAAATAG
- a CDS encoding CHAT domain-containing protein, whose translation MLKGFFYDKIIGDYSKAMGSFRKVLDASKALGVMDADAKYAYALQAYRRMMLIDIKLGRLEDGKNIMKEYENLADDVLLKTGKSMFGTTEYFRGYLSIMDTNAGMLYSLLRDFKTAETYFKKAWKRIDSIDPQSKHMWDRNAMGSYYVMYGTYFLGLQNRYTEAAEYIDKGINYLTPYYIESIATEIDIESACMNAAEMYYLLGDKKKALDRLEAAIQYADRYHRKVVASQAFTLKGKICFDQGQYNEAASSYSKALELMKNIESTENWKRYYYSGLLAQKTGGIEKALDYYRKSIQEIEKLWSGRFKDVRRQLSFMENRLVVFEPAIDLMVQQTQFSNAVEYMEKAKSRSFYETTSFYRKDSTSELNSTPMTASEIRKFIPKNMVTIEYYVGEKVAIGCLMTRDRIYAKRLDINAKALGKLVTDMRENITNMGDYADPAIKLYQKIVSPFESRMQDFERICIIPHGVLNYLPFQALVTIPPQKGKEIVTEVSLQRDIQVVARKPHKVFFKAQTGFLIEHYGILYAPSATILKMVHKKNRSHKNRLFAVGSPPQTEQEGIGEIPKLEFAEAEVKDVGRLFSDKLVLFDTQATETVVKDNMQHYDLILFSTHAKMMRTDPFRSFILFDKDSQNDGRLTVSELKHVSLNADLVALSACESGLMAGHKGFSGQSLANLADEKFPPGDDIFGFQRALLQAGASSVISTLWSVADESTRELMVRFFNEFQEQKKIDKVMALRNAQMYLIQEKPEWAHPFFWAPFCVSGDWM comes from the coding sequence ATGCTTAAAGGATTCTTCTACGATAAAATTATTGGGGATTATTCAAAGGCAATGGGAAGCTTCAGGAAAGTCTTAGATGCGTCCAAAGCATTGGGCGTGATGGACGCCGATGCCAAATATGCCTATGCCCTTCAAGCCTATCGCCGCATGATGCTTATTGATATAAAACTTGGCAGGCTTGAAGACGGTAAGAATATAATGAAAGAGTATGAAAACCTTGCAGATGATGTGCTGCTAAAAACAGGTAAATCGATGTTCGGAACAACTGAATATTTCCGTGGTTATCTCTCGATCATGGATACAAATGCAGGAATGCTCTATTCATTGCTTCGAGACTTCAAAACCGCTGAAACATATTTCAAGAAAGCCTGGAAAAGAATTGACAGCATCGACCCGCAATCCAAGCATATGTGGGATCGCAATGCAATGGGTTCTTACTATGTCATGTATGGCACCTATTTTCTTGGTTTGCAGAACCGATACACTGAAGCGGCAGAATATATAGATAAAGGAATTAATTACCTGACACCATATTATATTGAGTCTATTGCAACGGAAATCGACATTGAAAGCGCTTGTATGAATGCGGCGGAGATGTATTATTTGCTTGGCGATAAAAAGAAAGCTCTTGATAGATTGGAGGCTGCGATTCAGTATGCTGACCGATACCACCGCAAGGTGGTAGCCTCCCAAGCCTTCACCCTTAAGGGGAAAATATGTTTCGACCAAGGGCAATATAATGAGGCGGCCAGCTCTTATAGCAAGGCGTTAGAGCTGATGAAAAACATTGAGAGCACTGAAAATTGGAAACGATACTACTATTCAGGCTTGTTAGCACAAAAAACCGGAGGGATCGAAAAGGCACTGGATTATTATAGAAAATCCATTCAGGAAATAGAAAAACTGTGGAGTGGACGTTTCAAAGACGTTCGGAGACAACTGTCTTTCATGGAAAACCGTCTGGTTGTTTTTGAACCCGCCATTGACTTGATGGTCCAGCAAACACAGTTCTCAAATGCCGTTGAATACATGGAAAAGGCCAAGTCTAGAAGCTTTTACGAAACAACATCCTTTTACAGAAAAGACTCTACGTCTGAACTTAACAGCACACCAATGACCGCCTCTGAGATTCGAAAATTTATTCCTAAAAATATGGTCACTATCGAATACTATGTCGGTGAAAAGGTAGCTATTGGATGCTTGATGACGCGAGACAGAATTTATGCCAAACGACTCGACATAAATGCTAAAGCGCTCGGCAAATTGGTAACCGATATGAGAGAGAACATAACAAATATGGGGGATTATGCTGATCCAGCGATTAAATTATACCAGAAAATCGTGTCGCCCTTTGAAAGCCGAATGCAAGATTTCGAACGGATTTGCATTATCCCTCACGGCGTCTTGAACTATCTGCCGTTTCAGGCCCTGGTGACAATCCCTCCCCAAAAAGGAAAAGAAATTGTGACGGAGGTATCTTTGCAAAGGGATATCCAAGTCGTGGCACGAAAACCCCATAAAGTGTTCTTTAAAGCACAAACAGGTTTCTTGATCGAACATTATGGTATCCTTTATGCGCCCAGCGCCACCATATTAAAAATGGTTCATAAAAAGAACAGATCACATAAGAACCGCTTATTTGCAGTAGGAAGTCCTCCACAAACCGAACAAGAAGGTATTGGAGAAATTCCGAAACTCGAATTCGCGGAGGCTGAGGTTAAAGATGTTGGCCGGCTTTTCAGCGATAAACTGGTACTGTTTGATACGCAAGCTACTGAGACGGTGGTCAAAGACAATATGCAACATTATGATTTGATACTGTTTTCAACTCATGCGAAGATGATGCGGACCGATCCTTTTCGTTCCTTCATTCTTTTCGATAAAGATTCGCAAAATGATGGCAGATTAACAGTTTCTGAGCTGAAGCATGTTTCACTAAATGCCGATCTGGTAGCGCTTAGTGCATGTGAGTCCGGTTTAATGGCCGGCCATAAAGGCTTTTCAGGCCAATCATTAGCAAACCTTGCGGATGAAAAATTTCCTCCCGGTGATGACATTTTCGGTTTTCAGCGCGCCTTGTTGCAGGCGGGTGCTTCTTCAGTCATTTCAACCCTATGGAGTGTGGCTGATGAATCAACTAGGGAATTAATGGTCCGGTTCTTCAATGAATTTCAAGAGCAGAAAAAAATTGACAAAGTTATGGCGCTACGCAACGCACAGATGTATCTCATTCAAGAAAAACCAGAATGGGCGCATCCGTTTTTCTGGGCACCTTTTTGCGTGAGCGGGGATTGGATGTAG
- a CDS encoding anti-sigma factor family protein, producing the protein MNMSCESIENMLAAFIDNELSENDKQRVGAHLKTCTACRELLAELKETNELIMSAADYSDQAIDFDKMWENIQAQVDFLPTFSDRLRGRWEQFKERLKLPAVWIPSAIGAVAAVLVIIFLPMHIGKKPTLVSSVEEVNAGSGQVLMLKTAASGQPLIWYQPEKTSEKEAG; encoded by the coding sequence ATGAACATGTCCTGTGAATCTATTGAAAACATGTTGGCAGCGTTCATCGATAATGAACTGTCAGAAAATGACAAACAAAGAGTGGGTGCCCACTTGAAGACATGCACAGCTTGTCGGGAACTACTTGCCGAATTGAAAGAGACAAATGAATTAATCATGTCCGCTGCCGATTATTCTGATCAAGCTATAGATTTTGACAAAATGTGGGAAAACATCCAAGCCCAAGTTGATTTTTTGCCAACTTTTTCCGATCGATTGCGTGGCCGGTGGGAACAATTTAAAGAACGGCTTAAATTACCTGCTGTGTGGATACCGTCGGCAATAGGAGCTGTGGCTGCGGTTCTCGTGATTATTTTCCTTCCCATGCATATAGGCAAAAAACCAACCCTGGTTAGTAGCGTGGAAGAAGTCAATGCAGGCAGCGGACAGGTCCTCATGTTAAAAACCGCTGCAAGTGGCCAGCCGTTAATCTGGTATCAACCTGAAAAAACATCCGAAAAGGAGGCCGGTTGA
- a CDS encoding RNA polymerase sigma factor produces the protein MPQLDDIKPQLDDIDLAESCLGGDQQDCNSLFDRHRQVLFIYIKKKVGDHEVARDLTQETLLRAYRGLRDFEWDSSFKTWLFSIAINQFRDYHRRKHALKRLGDEVPFGIEEDIDKNLRGDIEALIEKKEKMDKVNAGIQQLPKRQREILQLTQKGLNYNEIVHKLKISRIAVGTNKTEALKNLRAILKKIKKDKKK, from the coding sequence TTGCCGCAGTTAGATGATATTAAGCCGCAGTTAGATGATATAGATCTAGCTGAATCGTGCCTTGGAGGTGATCAACAAGACTGCAACTCCCTTTTCGATAGGCACCGCCAGGTACTGTTTATCTACATTAAAAAAAAAGTAGGCGATCATGAGGTCGCAAGAGACTTGACCCAGGAAACTCTACTAAGAGCTTATCGTGGTTTGAGAGATTTTGAATGGGATTCATCTTTCAAAACGTGGCTGTTCTCCATAGCGATTAATCAATTTAGGGATTACCATAGACGAAAGCATGCTCTAAAAAGATTAGGCGACGAAGTGCCATTTGGCATCGAAGAAGATATAGATAAAAACCTCAGAGGTGATATTGAAGCGCTAATAGAAAAAAAAGAAAAAATGGATAAGGTCAACGCTGGTATTCAGCAACTACCGAAAAGGCAACGTGAAATCCTTCAATTGACCCAGAAAGGCCTTAACTATAATGAAATTGTGCACAAACTTAAAATTAGCAGGATTGCTGTGGGTACTAATAAAACAGAGGCTCTTAAAAATTTGAGAGCTATCCTGAAAAAAATCAAAAAGGACAAAAAGAAATGA
- a CDS encoding RCC1 domain-containing protein has product MKKNELTITVAILLTLYALINLGAGYGQFAKDSLVSGTESLAADMGQWAGDEAGSKRVRNQGMEASTILYGIAIFILATGVLDLTGSVGLFAGARWAVPLVAFFLFFSKPALVSATEPMVAAGSHHTVGLKSDGAVVAVGDGNGGLDVSGWSDIIQVAAGDNYTFGLKNDGTVVASGFNVRFETDVSGLIDVIQVAAGFNHIVALKSDGTVEAVGYNTHGQLNISGWTDIIQVAAGTHNSVGLKSDGTVVAVGHDEYEELEVDDWTEIIQVATGGYCTVGLKSDGTVVAVGHGISDSLDELEITGWTDIIQIAVGYNHIIGLKSDGTVVVAEHSIVACQLDVSGWTDITQISAGYSHVVGLKSDGTVVAAGDNEYGELQVAGWTGIIQVATGNDHTVGLKSDGTVVAAGDNENGELEVAGWSDIIQVAAGGNHTVGLKSDGTVVVAGNSHCSIFVADWTDIIQIAAGGDNAVGLKSDGTVVAVDYISPGVTAWTDIVQVAAGDYHIVGLKNDGTVMAVGDYVTGDYVTGTDVSSWTDIIQVAARASHIIGLRSDGTVVAVGYIYGSRDALEVDGWTGIIQVATGNDHTVGLKNDGTVVAVGDNENGELEVAGWSDIIQVAAGGNHTVGLKGDATIMAIGDNSIGQLSFFTNPLLVSGDSSDDDGDDDSDDSDGSDGGGGGGCFINTLK; this is encoded by the coding sequence ATGAAAAAAAATGAATTGACCATAACTGTGGCGATTTTGTTGACCCTGTATGCCCTTATAAACCTTGGGGCAGGATACGGCCAATTCGCCAAGGATAGCCTGGTAAGTGGCACGGAATCCCTTGCAGCCGACATGGGGCAATGGGCCGGGGACGAAGCCGGATCAAAACGGGTCCGCAATCAGGGAATGGAAGCATCCACCATTCTTTATGGCATCGCCATTTTCATACTGGCGACCGGTGTGTTGGATCTTACCGGTTCAGTTGGTCTATTTGCTGGCGCGCGATGGGCGGTGCCTCTGGTAGCTTTCTTTCTGTTTTTTTCGAAACCTGCCCTTGTTAGCGCCACCGAGCCGATGGTGGCGGCGGGATCTCATCATACAGTCGGGTTGAAAAGCGATGGCGCTGTAGTGGCGGTTGGTGATGGCAATGGTGGGTTGGATGTATCGGGCTGGAGCGATATCATTCAGGTCGCGGCGGGGGATAACTATACTTTCGGACTGAAAAACGACGGCACGGTGGTGGCATCTGGTTTTAATGTTCGATTTGAGACGGATGTTTCTGGTTTGATCGACGTCATTCAGGTTGCCGCAGGATTTAATCATATCGTCGCATTGAAAAGCGACGGCACGGTGGAGGCAGTCGGTTATAATACTCATGGTCAATTGAATATTTCAGGCTGGACCGACATCATTCAGGTTGCTGCGGGAACTCATAATTCCGTGGGTCTGAAAAGCGATGGCACGGTGGTCGCGGTCGGACATGACGAATATGAAGAACTGGAGGTCGATGACTGGACCGAAATCATTCAGGTTGCCACGGGAGGCTATTGTACAGTCGGATTGAAAAGCGACGGCACGGTGGTCGCGGTAGGGCATGGCATCTCTGACAGCCTGGATGAATTGGAAATCACCGGTTGGACCGACATCATTCAAATCGCAGTGGGATATAATCATATCATTGGCCTGAAAAGCGATGGCACTGTAGTAGTAGCGGAGCACAGTATAGTCGCATGTCAATTGGATGTTTCAGGCTGGACCGACATCACCCAAATCTCCGCAGGATATAGCCATGTCGTCGGTTTGAAGAGCGACGGAACGGTGGTGGCTGCCGGAGATAACGAATATGGCGAGTTACAAGTTGCCGGATGGACCGGAATCATTCAGGTCGCAACGGGAAATGATCATACCGTTGGCCTGAAAAGCGACGGCACAGTGGTGGCGGCAGGAGATAACGAAAACGGTGAGCTGGAAGTCGCCGGCTGGTCGGACATCATTCAAGTTGCGGCGGGAGGTAACCATACCGTGGGCCTGAAAAGCGACGGAACGGTGGTGGTAGCTGGCAACAGTCATTGTAGTATATTTGTAGCCGACTGGACCGACATCATTCAGATTGCTGCAGGAGGTGACAATGCCGTGGGGCTGAAAAGTGACGGAACGGTGGTGGCAGTTGACTATATTTCCCCCGGTGTAACCGCTTGGACCGACATCGTTCAGGTTGCGGCTGGAGATTACCATATTGTCGGACTGAAAAACGACGGTACGGTGATGGCGGTCGGAGATTACGTTACCGGAGATTACGTTACTGGCACTGATGTTTCGAGCTGGACGGACATCATTCAGGTCGCGGCGAGAGCATCTCATATCATCGGTTTGAGAAGCGACGGCACGGTGGTCGCGGTCGGATATATTTATGGCAGCCGGGACGCGTTGGAAGTTGATGGATGGACCGGAATCATTCAGGTCGCAACGGGAAATGACCATACCGTGGGCCTGAAAAACGACGGCACGGTGGTGGCGGTAGGAGATAACGAAAACGGTGAGCTGGAAGTCGCCGGCTGGTCGGACATCATTCAAGTTGCGGCGGGAGGTAACCATACCGTGGGCCTGAAAGGCGACGCTACGATTATGGCGATCGGAGATAATAGCATTGGCCAGTTAAGCTTTTTCACCAACCCATTGCTGGTATCAGGAGATAGTAGCGATGATGACGGTGACGATGATAGTGATGATAGTGATGGTAGTGATGGTGGCGGTGGCGGTGGATGTTTCATTAACACACTGAAATAA
- a CDS encoding type IV secretory system conjugative DNA transfer family protein yields the protein MTTSLKIPAVITIAKGGCIEATAALTLTSIVSAELVSSTNDKYLLNNEALWMIQWEGRLKLMQALALWPDHTVLELRWTAHPDFQQPSQGQLWIDLVLKASADTKDVAVQAVVQGYLRLLPLLETHLPNITFEPIIRESVLIYHQTPFKTQSVLSIGRLKRRIVLSDSLPRISLGFGPLKEETGKEDCLDLCFPWSAAMLTSNELARGLMSLLDPIQLVVRLKAHRPTFDDLQRLENQIAECERFLSAGRADHIASTKQVAMIRDMTLRQLIQIRDASFCADAFLLSGVPMDEAFAVGLVQMILASTSDRDDNNLFAGGFTVSPLDLDNSTQQRGFNEKPISPQEAAAIFSLPLPAKSDVPGLPIRRWRTSTISFYDGNTISKKKIALFDNFHNGWLQPVSLTNEDRMRHMFVVGATGTGKSVFLANMILQDIAKGHGLCVIDPHGDMVESILTRIPERRAEDVIVMDVLDEWPVSFNLLQWDSIEQRDMIIDEMYHAMDLMYDMKETGGPIFENHFRNMLKLLCGDGSKQRSGFSPTVLDFERCYQDSDLRKWLKERTSEKEVIDFLQQIEKADYGDIRICNVSQYVTSKFGRFSSDTRLRRIFGQNKSSFSFDDILSQGRIFLVKMGRGRWGTEVSRLLASQLVARFKIAAMKRGAISEKDRKDFFLYVDEAGLIPPDSVGDLLSEARKYRLGVVLSTQYTKRHWFSSIGNLAKGVQFFILITDSYIQYDWFFKPAITY from the coding sequence ATGACGACTTCCCTGAAGATACCTGCTGTAATCACAATAGCAAAGGGTGGCTGTATTGAAGCTACGGCGGCACTAACGCTCACCTCAATTGTATCCGCCGAACTCGTATCATCAACCAATGACAAATACCTATTGAATAACGAGGCGTTATGGATGATCCAGTGGGAAGGTCGGTTAAAACTAATGCAGGCCCTGGCACTGTGGCCCGATCACACAGTACTGGAGCTTCGATGGACTGCCCATCCGGACTTTCAGCAGCCCTCTCAAGGGCAATTATGGATCGATTTGGTTCTTAAGGCATCGGCCGATACCAAAGATGTGGCGGTTCAAGCTGTTGTCCAGGGTTATTTGCGCCTTCTCCCGCTATTGGAAACCCATTTGCCTAATATAACTTTCGAACCGATCATTCGGGAAAGTGTTCTAATATATCACCAAACCCCCTTTAAAACCCAATCCGTTTTGTCAATCGGGAGACTTAAACGGCGAATCGTTCTGTCTGATTCCTTGCCTCGGATATCACTGGGTTTCGGCCCTCTCAAAGAAGAAACGGGTAAGGAGGACTGTTTGGATTTGTGCTTTCCATGGTCAGCGGCTATGTTGACTTCGAACGAACTGGCTCGTGGGCTGATGTCATTGTTGGATCCCATCCAGCTGGTGGTTCGGCTGAAGGCGCACCGGCCTACATTCGACGATCTGCAGCGACTCGAGAATCAAATTGCCGAATGTGAGCGGTTTTTATCGGCCGGACGTGCGGACCACATTGCCTCGACGAAACAGGTGGCCATGATCCGGGATATGACTTTGCGGCAATTGATCCAAATCAGGGATGCTTCCTTTTGTGCTGATGCCTTTTTGCTCTCTGGTGTGCCCATGGATGAGGCTTTCGCCGTTGGCTTGGTCCAGATGATACTTGCCTCTACCTCTGATAGGGATGACAACAATTTATTTGCGGGTGGGTTCACTGTGAGCCCTTTGGACTTGGATAATTCGACACAACAGCGGGGCTTCAATGAAAAACCCATTTCGCCCCAAGAAGCAGCTGCGATCTTCTCGCTTCCCCTGCCGGCAAAAAGTGATGTGCCCGGATTGCCAATTCGGCGATGGCGGACTTCAACCATTTCCTTTTACGATGGAAACACTATATCAAAAAAAAAGATTGCGCTTTTCGATAACTTTCACAACGGGTGGTTGCAGCCGGTATCTTTGACCAATGAAGACCGAATGCGACACATGTTTGTCGTAGGGGCCACTGGTACCGGGAAAAGCGTATTCCTTGCCAACATGATTCTTCAGGATATCGCAAAGGGGCATGGGTTATGCGTCATCGATCCCCATGGGGATATGGTAGAATCCATCCTTACGCGAATCCCTGAACGGCGTGCCGAAGATGTTATTGTAATGGATGTTCTCGATGAATGGCCAGTGAGCTTCAATCTACTTCAATGGGACTCGATTGAACAGCGGGATATGATCATTGACGAAATGTATCATGCTATGGACCTGATGTACGACATGAAAGAGACTGGTGGGCCGATCTTTGAAAATCACTTTCGGAACATGCTCAAACTGCTTTGCGGTGACGGAAGTAAGCAGCGGAGTGGGTTCTCTCCCACGGTTCTGGATTTCGAGCGATGTTATCAGGATTCTGACCTGAGGAAATGGCTGAAGGAGAGAACATCGGAAAAAGAGGTAATCGATTTCCTACAGCAAATCGAAAAGGCTGATTATGGTGACATACGGATTTGCAATGTGAGCCAGTACGTTACAAGTAAATTTGGGCGATTTTCCAGCGATACCAGATTAAGACGTATTTTCGGCCAAAATAAAAGCAGTTTTTCTTTCGACGATATTCTGAGCCAAGGAAGAATTTTTCTGGTTAAAATGGGCAGAGGGCGTTGGGGAACCGAAGTAAGCAGGCTTTTGGCCAGTCAGCTGGTGGCTCGTTTTAAAATCGCCGCTATGAAGCGTGGAGCAATAAGCGAAAAAGATCGCAAGGATTTTTTCCTGTATGTCGATGAAGCCGGATTGATACCACCCGACAGTGTAGGGGATTTGCTATCAGAGGCCCGCAAATATCGCCTCGGCGTGGTTTTGAGCACTCAGTACACAAAGCGGCACTGGTTCAGTTCAATAGGTAATTTAGCTAAGGGGGTACAATTTTTCATTTTAATAACAGATAGTTATATTCAATATGACTGGTTTTTCAAGCCTGCTATAACATATTGA